The Carassius auratus strain Wakin unplaced genomic scaffold, ASM336829v1 scaf_tig00214358, whole genome shotgun sequence DNA window TGTGACAGCCAGTCCAAACCTATTGTAATGCCCCTGCTGTGAAGGCAACACTTTGAAAACAGATCCTATGAAATGATGCATCAGGTTCTTCAATGAGCACTCGGCGTTCCTGAAACCGACCGAGTCCAGACAGGTAACATCAGTATTCTGTAAATGAACCTTGAGGCCTGAAAGTATAAGGTCCATTTATTTTTTGGTACAGATGGAGCAGATCTTGTGGTGGGTCTAATTCTTCACAATGAGGCTGCGGAACTGGAAACATATGGAGACTGTCGCTGAACAGAGGCTTTAAGGCATCGGGCCAAACTAAATGTGCTCACTGGGAGACCTTGGAATTTACCCTGCGATATAAGTCTCATTCCTGTCCACTGGGCCCGGAAACTGGAAAAACACTTAGTCTGTTGTATGTGTGCAAGTCTTATCTGGGGAACCTGGCCAAGATCAGCATGCTGGCTGATTAAATcatgttttcaaaatatttatctacaagtacaaatgtgtgtgtgtttgcacattttgtatttattttatttttttgtaaaaatatggcTTCACAAGTTGaaattctatgtgtgtgtgtgcatttttgtgtgaaaatgtaaAGATTCActttaagttaaatataatatagctTACATGCATAAGCTTAGATCAGCATaacataagatatatatatatatatatatatatatatatatatatatatatatatatatatatatatatatatatataaatgattcatttgagtcaatgagctagcaaatgtaaatgttttaatgcaaagTATTTACTCTAATGGATGgagttcttttttttaagctcCTCACCTGCGATCGGTGGTCCCGCTGTCATTGGTATGGCCATGAGGCCGAGGAGGTAGCCGATGGCTTGAGATGCCTGCATGGGCCCTACCAACTCGAAGGCGATGGGGGCCATGATAGTGATGAAACAGCCGTCACAAAGACCCATCAGTATGAAAACCACCACCAGACCCTCGAACACGGTGCACTGAGGTATCATCATGGACATCAGACCCAGTAATATGAACGAGGCCACCTACATATTCAGACACACAGAGATTGTCTACGCATGTGGACTAATGCTCCATCCAAAGTTTGACATCTTAGACTTACAGCAACAAAGGCATTCCAAATCCTGATGCTCGGAAAATtacttacaaaaaaatgtaatagtacTGGTAACAGGATCAGAATTTAAGGGGGTACTAAAGACAAATTCCATAGAAAattactaatatatttatatattgaataaaacaccctcataaaacattaaaatgacatttaaaatcagTTCCTATAAGCAAATATTTCCTTTAATGGAAAAGGTACTTGTGCAGATGTTCAACTGAAGTTTCCTGGCAACCAAAGTTCAAGAGTTAATGAAACAGCTTTGCAACAAATGAAACAGCACAGTGTCTTTCAGGAAAGAATTCTATAACAACATCATATAAAAGAAAGGTCCGAATAAATTATGCCAATCTAGaactaaaaagaaaaactaattcaaatttGGTTCCACTTTGAGAACATGAAGAAGTTCAGAAACACTGAAGCGATTGATTGGGCTGCTGTGATGTAACACCATTGTGACCTAAAGCGAGACACTTCCTGTCATCGTTTCATGCCAGTTTATTGTGACATAGCATGAAAGTTGCAGAAACTAGTGATTAATCAGTGAAATAATtgacgattaatcgattaatcgttgtaATAATCGTTAGaataatcgattatcaaaataatcgtttgtTGCAGCCCTAGAAACAGACTTCTCCAGCTATGAAATTATGATTCTCTGACATGCAGTAAGCAGTTCCTGTTGGGTTTCCATACCTGCATGTATATTTTCTTTACTCCAGGTATGATGTCTCCGATCTTCCCAAACAGCAGTCGACCGACTCCAGACGACGCTCCGATACACACGAGCAGCACCCATTCCCTTTGAGTGTCTTTAAACTCCTCCTTCACAAAGTTCATCTGCCACAGAAACAGGAAAACCATCAGATGAttaacatacacatacaaaactatctatccatccatccatccatccatcaagcCAGCTAGCCATCCACAACACTATtcaaaggtaaataaataaactaaaaatgataaataaatgaatttcttTGTAAATGATTGGCTTCATGTAAAATACATATTcatgtattttacataaaaatggaTGATATGGAGTAGATATGGCTAGAAAAAGAAACTCTATAAAACATGATGATTTGACAATGAAGCCTAATCACTTTAATTAGTAAATTACCTTTACTATCACAGGgataaactatatttaaaaatatactaaaatagattcaattttcacaatattactgtttttagtgtatttttgatcaaataatcgCAGCCTTTAGTGAGCAaaaaatacttctttcaaaaacacaaaaaatcttatcaaccctaaaatacatatcttgtattttttttcttcttctttttttttaatgaagttctTAGAACATAATGGGTATGAAGCTACATTTGATAACCTTGGGCCATATTTTGacaatctaaatgcaaagtgtaaagcgcatggcgcaggtgcactcagtgcgtgtccaaatccacttttgctatttttaatGACAGAAAAACGGTTGGTGTGCCCCAGCGCATGgggcatatatatatttagcctacagaaaaaaaaaaaaacgtccctGTGTTAAATAAGCAGCGTgtacactctttaaataacaaagaaaaaacattgctccagactttagaccaggtttgagttgtaTATTCAAACATTAAAGCAAGATTatgatttgaaaaaaagaaagtgttaTGCAAAGATTTTTGGAAAAAAGCTGGAAAACTAAAATCATATAAATCATGACACATGTGAACCCTTAAAATTTAACAAAAGTATTAAAACAGTTAGTAAATTCTGCAGTTTTAATAgacatgaaatattttctatattttctacattaaatattttttactgcGGGACACtgggaaaataaatgtttaatgtttaaaagattacactGTGATATAACTCCTTAAATGTGGTTCATGAGGATATTTCTTGAGTCatcataattaaaatatactaaacatttttttttttttaatgtaaatatgcaGAAGTTTTGTGTCATTGGTAGGTGTACGTAcagtctgtactgtataaaatCATGTCTATGGAAAGCTTCCCATAAAATATTACACTTTTAcgtgcttgagtgtgtgtgtgtgtttcatgtacCTCCTTGTTGTGTGCTAATACAACAAATGTTTGACCCAAGCATAACTGTTTTCCATGagcaaaacagctgttttaaatgaaaacattatattagtgatgtttttgaaaatacaaaaatgccgAAAGTTTAGGAAGAGGAAAGGGGATAGAATATAGAGTATAAAAATCATTGTCTAAAAATGAGAAAAAGTATCTGGGCATGTCGGGGTCCACAATATCCTTCAtggttttacaaaataaaaatgcttacaCCTTTACTTATTTTGCCAATCGACCGATAACTTTTTCTTACATGACAAACACTTTgagattttatatttctattcttACGAGAGATTCATTGACGAAGCAGTATATTTTGAACAATGGCCTCTTTGCCAGCCATCTTCTACGAGGAAGCGTCACAGCATGCACACCCCGAAGGCATCCTGGATGGGGACGCACACAGAATAACCTATTGTGCATTTTAAACCGAGCATAACATTAGGGGTTTCTTCCATATCACCAACATCTGACGCTTCTAAGCAGCCGTCACGTCGAAGGACACACTCATTCTGTGTGAAGAGCACTCAAACTGTGCTTTCAGATTTGAACTTGTATTTCAAAGCTCTCTGAAAAATGTaagatgatttatatttattcatttcgcTAAAACTATAGTAAATGTGTATCTATATACAACAAATATGCTAAAACCGTATGGCATACTGACATCCAGAAGTTATTTAAGCATAAAGTcatctaattttatatatttcttaataatttaagtaattttgcttctcagTTAAAAGTagcttgatttaagaatgtttcgatattttaatgatttttttgtattaatatgcATACTGTTCTTAAGAGGTGGGGACTAAAATCAACATTGGAAAAAATGTGGAGGCATATTTATCATTTTTGAATGCTAATTGAAATTTATTGCATGCTACTCAAGCTGATTTTAATTAGTCAATTACCCTAAAATCCAACATTCACTGtgtcaaaaactgaaataaaaatacctCAGTGATTTAGTAGCAAAAAATGATGAATATTCAGCCTCAGAAACATGGCCCGGCAGGTGGAAGAGCAGTTCTCACTCTCACCAGGGAGTTTGATTTTTTTGTGCCAGATTCTGAGCATAATTAATATCTCACTTTCCAGACATTTGGCACAAAGCCCTGGCGTGCTGTAAGCCAGTTCcaccattaaataataattacctATGGCCTATAGATTTCACAGATTTACATGTAGAAATTTCAGAATAATACAAGTGCAGTTGACTGAAGTAATGAACGACAATCCAATTAAGAAGACCTTCTCGAGAAACTTTGCAGTATAGCTCTGCTTCTTGGAAGCGATTTGCTTTTCtagttaacattttttaaataccaaATCCTTATTGGTGCAgtcaataaatcataaaatgtagtgttttttggCACGCTAATGAAGTTCAGTAATGCAAAAAATCCATTCGAATTTCTGAACTGAATGTTAAACAAGGTTTCGTGGAGGCTGTTGTTTACTAAGTGCACAAAACGCCTCTGATTTACAGTCAAGCCGGTGTGCATTTAACATTAAGAAAACAGAGGAAGCTATAGGAGCTAAGCATGCGTCCTGtgcataaataatgtattaggGTGCCGTGAACTGAAATATTTACTGCACTATGACAGAAAGCTTATGTGATGAGTCCACACATGTTGATGATGAATTATTAACTCGGTGTGTGTCATCTCAGGTCAGACTCTGGGGATTTCTGTCCTTGTTTCACCTTTCCTTTCCCTCACATTCTCTGTTGTCATAGGGATGGACATACTTTTACTTGGACACCTGAATTACTCAGCCGTAATGGTGCTTCTCTCTTGTTTTCAGCTGAGAATTCGTTTCCATCCGCTGAACCAAGTGCACAAATGGTCACGCTGATAAACAGGCCATAAAATGTGATGATATAAGAGAATGCACTGTTTACGGAAAGAAAAGCTTGACGCAGATGGTTCCATCATGTGTGCTTTTCTTTCCCTGTACAGCGTGGGAATTGAAAACCTTTAATTGTTCAGCATGCGTGGGAGTTTTTCAGTGTGCTTAATGGAGACAATGGCGCTCGAATTAgaatatattacttttattcagcaaggatgcattaacttgatcaaaacagacttttataatattacaaaagatgtatttttcaaataaacgATGTTCTTTTGAACCCTTCTagtcatcaaataatcctaaggaaatttgtcatggttttcacaaaaatatgaagcagctaaACTGTTTTTACCATTGatattaattagaaatgttttttgagcagcaaatcagcatattaatgatttctgaaggatcgtgtgacactgaagactggtgaaatgatgctgaaaattcagctttgcatcacagggataaattacattctacaatatattctaataattaagtaattttatattgcaataatacttcccaacattactgttttatttgtattttgatcaaataaatgcattcttagtgagcataagagacttaaaaacacACCATTTcctttttaacaatataaatgtttttgatgtCATTTCTAATCAAggtacttgccatttctttgtaatcatttgtaaaaaaaaaaaaaaaaaaaaaaaattgtaccagCTATTTCAGAGTgcagattgtttcaaagtaaatactgcatcaatatttttttttttcataatacattttgtgtgtgagtgtgtgtatgtgtgtttgtgtgtgtgtttgggtgtgtgtgtgtgtgtgtgtgtgtgtgtgtgtgtgtgtgtgtgtgtgtgtgtgtgtgtgtgtgcacgcatttGTTGCATTTGTGTTCTGTTGATATATGTCAAATCATTGGTAAGTGTTTGAAGCAAGTGCTTATTTGGTTAGTTGTGAGTTAGCCAACTTGCGTGTGtttgggatgtgtgtgtgtgtgtttttgtgggtGGTGGTATAAAGTTGACGAGAGAGACCTTTCCCCCCTCGCCTCAGTCTCTCTCTTCCACCTACAGTCCTGTTTTTTCAGGCTTCCCACCAGAAGTAAACACTCAGTCCCGGCTTTTGTTTTgcgtatatgtgtatgtgtgtgtgtgtgtgcatttggttCTCGCTTCTCGTGGTGAAATAGGAAAGTCCTTCCTTCGCATTAAACCTAAATGTGTAATCTCGGGGCTTTTGATGTGCCCCTAAGGTTTTCTCATTCAAGCGGTTTTCAAAAGATATCCAATCCACAGACCGGTGATCTCTAGGGACAGGAAATTCTTctaaaggatttttttatttttaaccccATGTCCTCCCCCTCTTCCCTTCTTAGAAACAAGGGCGTCTATGAGAGGAAATATTCAACTTATAGCTGCTTTTCCTCTGTTCCCACCACAAAGAAGCATTAATGAAACCATTGATAAGGTTGAAGAAAAGGGCTCTGATGAACTCCAAAAGCTTACTATGGCTGTACAAAGCAAACAACTGTTCAGTGCACTGATGCATTTAGCCACAGAAATCACACTTAAATAGCACGTCTATGTCCATAAGATGCTGATTTGTACAAGATAAACTGAGTGGAGCTTGAAAAAGTCAATTTGTCACAGCAGCAGAATACGGTTGTCAGTCCTGTATTTGAGCCCTTATTACAGTTACGTTCACACACAGTACAGTTATTTACGGTACTGGGAGAGGAATTGAGTCTTgcatatgtttttgaaaatattacatgttttggAGCACACAAGCCCAAACCAAGAGTTCTCTTACACCTCTTTTCTCATGCTCGAAGggtcaaatacataaaaaaattgttcCAAAATACAAGATATCTTGGGAAGTTTAAACCATTCAAGTGCAAGATGAAGCGAAAGAACTAAATTCAGTACTCGTGGGCTGTTTCTATGCTCACAGGAATGCAATGTAATCGTTTCACAAAATGTAATTTGCATGGAAATATTACCAAGTATCTGTAAACCGGATACGGACGAGAAGAGGAGAGATAGGTACTGTACCACTGTGTCCACTCCCCCAATCGCAACTGGCTCAAGGGAAATGGCCAGAGATCTAACATTTTCACTATTGGTTAATAAAAGTAGTCAATATGCTTTACCACCTGTCAACTTTTTTGATtgatgatgacctttgaccttttacACTGAGGGGTTTGACCCCTTGATCCCGGACCACCCATAAAACAACAATTCCCTTTgaagtttttttcccctcttgaTTTATGTGCAGATTCActtaattttaaatgttgttttttttttcatacattttaaaaagtatttttcttaataaataaaaagctaaataaaaatattacagaaaaacaCAAGCTGTTCAAAAcgtgaaaaatgaaattaaaatattcaaataaaagctaattcagaaTACTATTAAATACTATAACAACATATACATTGAAAATGACACTACTCACCAGGTGCACGTATGGAACGAAGTATCCCAGAACCGCCGTGGCGACGCCGAACGCCCAAACCCGATAGGTCAGCACACCAAACACTCGTATATTAAAGTACTTCCTGATTTTGGCCAGGCCCTTCTGCCACCTGCTCGCTGACTCCAGGTCGGACGGGGGCCCTCCATCCATTCCCATGCCTGGCATCGGGCACATCCCACTGGGCATGAGCGGTTTGAAGGTGAGGGCCAGCAGCGACTGGACcaacatgaagatactgaggatCTGGAAGGTTCTGGGAAGGCCCAGCGGTCCCACCACTTTCTTGAGCAGCACAGGGAGCCCCATAGAAAAGAGGCTGCTGCCTGCCGTCACCACACCATTGGCCAAACCCAGTCTCTGTCGAAAATAATGCCCCAGGATCACCAGAGACGGCTGGAACGCGAATGAGGATCCGCAGCCGAACAGTATCCCGTATGTGAAGTATCGAAGTCCCAGCGTGCTGAGGAGAGAAGACAGGATGAGAATGTGATAAAAGGAAGATGCTGATGAAAGGTTGATGAAGGGTGCAATTTTAGTAACTCCTATTGtagttatattgttattatattactattatagtACTATAAtagcttttgttaatattttaaattcactttatatgtatatttttagttttccttCTAATCTTACTTAAAGTTTAAATTTTGTTGggcattttcatcatttttattagttttgttggGTTATGAGATATaagtatataatttttattaagggggggggggggtctaattctatttcatgcattctgacttaTTTACACTGCTAAATAATttgattctcatgctaaacatgaccAAAGTCTCAAAAAAACGAGTTGGATGGATTTCTGTGCCAAAGACACAGCAACCAGACTGTTTTCAGTGAGAAGCAAAAACCTGGATCTGTCTCTTATAAatcttgtaatattttattgCTTCTATTagtcagttattttttaaatatgtcaatatatttgtaaaagcactctttttaaaagtaagtTTTCTCTAGTGTCTGTAAGTAACTTCTGCAAGATGGTTGCGCAAGAAATATAAAGTCATACAGGGTGCGTTTTTACAGTAGAACTGTTGCTTTCATGTTTTTCTCTCCTTATTAAACCAAAGCATTTCACTTCCAAATGACCTGTGATACCTGAAGCCAGAGAATGCTCAACACACGGCCAGCAGGACATTATTTGC harbors:
- the LOC113091910 gene encoding monocarboxylate transporter 8-like, encoding MHTESNENAAGAASLEESTTEPQAGHTEHPAMEHRDPQEYEEPGCKLAPEDSTVQLIQTGCSDKRPGTPPGAHPGPGFVPPEGGFGWVVVFAATWCNGSIFGIQNSFGILHMMLVKDHQDLTDQASQFKVAWVGALAMGMIFFCSPVVSMFTDHFGCRKTAICGAFVAFLGLLTSSFATTLGLRYFTYGILFGCGSSFAFQPSLVILGHYFRQRLGLANGVVTAGSSLFSMGLPVLLKKVVGPLGLPRTFQILSIFMLVQSLLALTFKPLMPSGMCPMPGMGMDGGPPSDLESASRWQKGLAKIRKYFNIRVFGVLTYRVWAFGVATAVLGYFVPYVHLMNFVKEEFKDTQREWVLLVCIGASSGVGRLLFGKIGDIIPGVKKIYMQVASFILLGLMSMMIPQCTVFEGLVVVFILMGLCDGCFITIMAPIAFELVGPMQASQAIGYLLGLMAIPMTAGPPIAGLLHDYFGNYHVAFYLAGVPPIVGGIVMFFVPLVHQRMQRRQKEASDPSMDKMLSCSNGDRLPGYTDMETHI